Sequence from the Zeugodacus cucurbitae isolate PBARC_wt_2022May chromosome 2, idZeuCucr1.2, whole genome shotgun sequence genome:
TATCTAATGCTTACTTATAATGCCTTAAAATATTCAGGGAAGATATAGATGAAAATATTCTAAATGTCCAAGTTAACATCATACATTGATTTACCATTTGTCCAAAACTGAATGGAACATTGAGAACTCTTAAATTGACTCACATGGACTCAGATATCCATCGGAAGTTTTAGAGACCCACACAGCACACTCACAGTGGGTACCACTGCGCGCAGATTGTTTTGTTTGGACCAAGCTCAAGAAATTAAGATTGAACTTCGCATACCCCGTCGACTTTatctcttatatatgtatatacatatatcgaggGTCTTAATAGTATTAGGTAAGTATAGCGATTTGAAAACTGAAATTTCTCACGATGAATACTAATTTCGAAGGATTCCAATTTGGTGACAAATTTATgcagatattttgaaatatatggtATTCCTTAATTTCCTCAAATATCGGaaacattcaaaaatattcaatgtTCAGTTCTACCCGTAATTCGCACTGCCTTACTTCTTTTCACTTCATTTTCTATTGTATTCAATGCATGTAATCAGTTTCTCACTTGAAAGTGGTTTCGGCAATTTTTTCTATTGCCTCAGCGGTAAAGTGTAGCATTGATTAAGCAttattagttgttgtttgtgtcaGCTATTGTTGCTACAAATTTTTTCTATACATTTATctaatttaccaaaaatttgtaaaaccCCATTGTTAATACACTTTGCGTCTTCACCTTCGCCAGCGTATTGACAACGCCGCCCataatacaatatacatacacacatacataaggaAATATTCGTCTTCACAGTGGGACACTTCACATTCCCTTCACAATACGAGAATTCACATGTGCATGGACCAGCCAAGTTCAGCGATGAAACCATAGCTAAGGTGAGCGCTGTGCTAGTGTTGATGTTTAATATGAATTTGACGCCTCGCCTCTTGATTTGATGTGTGGCGTTCGAAGATGATGAATTTTTGTTTGGTCCAACAActaatgatttttgattttcttattattgtttttgttgcattcgatttttttacaatttttcattaaatttcctaTCGTCTTATGGCTGCTCAATCGTAcgcttaaataattattgatcAGCTGTTGTGGTAAGATTATTTGTTCGaagaaatagaaagaaatacaatggaatataatataataaactatATATCTGACAATAGCACATAAGCACAACAGAAATAACAATAAAGAATACGCATGTACATACCcacatacttgcatacatatgtacgaataaCAAATGtaacataaatataattatcttCACTTCGACAGGCgcaacaacattttttaaatttattaacgcAAAACATTTGATGAACCTTCAAAAGTCATTTATTAGCTCATTAATTTGCTATTCCAACCCTAATGAGTATGTATACAtgctacatttatatataatatacttattAAGTAGTTATGCCACCATCATAACTTATAGAAGCCAATTCTAGAGCTTACAGGCACAACTCATTAAAGTAGTTTAGCACATATTCTACTTAATTTATGCCAGCAATTTATTCGACGATTCGAAGTAAAGTGTAGTGCGGGGTTTATGATTGAAGAGAGATACCGTTACCACGGTCACACCAGCAACAGCATCTCAGTATATATGTAACTTTACATAGTATTAGTTTCCGTCATGATAAACTAGAGTTATAAGATTTCATAGCACATCCTCTTTAGCATTATGTGACATTTGAATTTGTTGACATTGACAGGAAAGCAAAGCAACTATCGGATAAGTAATCGGTTAATTACTAGAGAGCGCTgtaatcgatttttatttttatgagtttcttaatggcaaattgttttgctttCAGCTACCCAAACTAAATTaaccaatatttaatatatttttcaaataattctgCACCAAATTCatctacatatttgtatattgtcTATGCCAATATTATCAAATAACgtatattacatattacatatacgTGCTTttgatatacgttctttgcctTGGGGATAGTCTTGTTAAAACTGCAGCATAATTTTAGGCTGATCACTacacatatagaaatatttctataattttgttaatcAAGAGCAATAATTTACTATAACCAGTTATAATACCATACTATAATATAAACCATAATTTACCAAATAATACTTTACCATAATTATAGTTTATAACACTTCTTAGTTTACCATGCCACTCAGATATGCTATGTAGCTCTGTACCAGcactaaaattatgaaaaagtatttaatatatttaacatcTCCTTTTCTTTAGTGaaagatttattaaaatgtctttaaatattaaagctctttataattattaaaaaaataatatttaataatgcgTCTTTCATTCGTTACTGTTTACTCCGGTAACACCGATAGAATTTTAATTTGGCAGCACTCGCAAAAtttgcgaaatatgtacaaagaaTTGCCGCTAACAAAGTGTTTtaaaacaaatgtaaataaattttataaacaaattagtaaaaaatttgatattggATAATAGGGCATAAAACACAGGTaacttgtaaatttaatttttaatcgatagTAATAGTGATTTGTTGGAGAAAAATGTCAGAATTTGTAATTCGTCTCAGTGTGTGTGTAAAGAATCGACAAAACCATTTATCGAATTGAAAGGAGTCTTTTTTTCTTCCTATAGGAAGAAGGAGAATAACTCGAAATGGTAGTAAAGAGTCGTAGAGAGTATAGTAAATAGTAAAAGATAGtggaattgtaaaaaaatcggcTTATACGTAAACTACTATTAGCTGGtgtttatgaatgaaaaaatagtcATTAGATATTTGAGTAATAAAGCGATTGCAACTACGTTGAAGTATCCAAGGGCAGCCGGCTCCCATGAACTATCCGAATattggaaaaaccaaaaaaatttagtgtgactttcaaacaaaataagaaaaaaagatGTAAGTGatgtgaaaattttcataaaaggtAGAGAGGGTGGACATATCGTGTAAATTGAATAGTGCGAGTGTGAGAAGTGTAATTGTATTTGTCGCTTATGTGCTTGTGAATACTTATGTTTCGCATAACGAAATTGATCTTTCacaactcgattttttttaattgaattcacaTATTGTAAATCTAAATAAGAACAAattctgtttttttcttttccaaacagttataaaagtatttagtcTTTATTTCTGGCATGTACTTACACATAATTTATAAACGCAACTCTACTACAGCACCATAATGCTGGTCGCAACACCAGGACAAACAGCGACGTATTCTCTTCTCGGCAGTAGTGCGCCCAAGAAGACATGTCTTCTTAACTCATCTACAACACCAAAGAGCACCATAAACTCAAACTCAATTGCGTCaactaacaacagcaacaattgcagTAGCACAGCCGCCACGCTAATGAAAACAATACAAGTACGACTCAATCGTGGCACTGAATTTTTAAAAGATACCGTGCAAAAAGCACTTATCAGTAATACCACCAATTCTAGTAATACATCCACCAGTACATCAAGCATAAGCTTTCGTGGCAACACCAAAACTAACAATATAAGCTCCACAATCGTTGGTCCTTTAAAACATATTCATGCATCATCAGCTCTCGCTACAACTGTTTCATCAAAAACTAATTTAGTTGGTAAGTCGACATATAATACAACTTTGGCTGCAGCTGCCTCAACATCTAGCGTTGCAATTGTGAGGACGTCAATTGCAACCAATACTTCCAAATCAGTAAAGTTGAACACCGTTCCGCCCACCAAAATACATCGTTACCCACAAGATCGTCAGGAGACAAGCAGCACGGACAGTATCAATAAAGAGATGTGCCATTTCAAACCAATTTTGCCAGCCCCAACGATGCGTTGGAAGAGGTAAGTTGTTTCAGTAattatcatttttgtttttacaaattttctattATAGTGGCAGTAAGTCGCGAGGCGGTGCAACTATAAAAATTCCCGTAGCATGTTTAGCAAcgaatcttaaaaaattgaaCTGTGATGATTGTTTGAAGTTGGTTGAAGATAGCAGCGAAGGAGAGCAAGATGTCGATGAAGATGAAGCAATGGAGGTGGACGACACAAAATATCCGCACAAAAATCACCTTTACAAGCCAAATCCAAGGTAAATCTATGACTacgaattatttaaaattttttggacaAAGGCAAATGCATTCAATTCTATTTCCTTACTTGAAAATAGTAAAACCATTTTTCATAAACTTACTGGTAACTAACTGGtcccataaaaattaaaatcaaagaacATATTTTGACAATGTTATGAAATTCTACTTTCGTGTTTGCTTTTAAATCTGGGTTTGTCCAATTCGTGGACTTGAATGTTATAATAATGAACTTGTGAATCATATTTAAGACTACGGCGTtttgtaaaatcaaatattgttCGGTTCCACCATCGCCTATAAAATACTTTTCAGCTATTACAACCCTTGATCGCAAAACATAAGTGtactttgaatttttatgtaaatttgtaaaatttttcagtTACTTTGCCAGAAATTTCTTTTGctgtatttttttgtgaaaatttatcgttcaaaattgcatttatttactgaaatatcaaaattcactattgCAAAGTgagaaaaagtataaataaatttcgagtcaGCTATTTACTAATTGAAACAATTAAATTGCAGTTCTACCTTATTGAGTACGATCATAACTTCACCATCGCATCAATCTGCATTCGTCCGTCTGGTCGCACAAATGAAGACTTTGGTTAATATACAACAAACACCGTGTgaaaaaccacacaacacaactCCTAAAAAGAAGGACCATAATAAGACACGTCACACAGCACGTCGTGGTCGTCCCTCAAATGCGGCGTTAGCTTTGAAAATGCAACAATTACGCAAATCACCAATGAGTTTGCCATTGACGCAACTTTTATTGCGCAGTCGCAAACCGTCATTTGTACAAGTCAACAAACTCAATTTACCCACTGATCTGATTATCAAGAAAGGTCGAACCGCCAGCACAAAAGCTAATGCCGTAACTACGAGCAAGTCAATCAATGCGGCTAAAGACAAAAAACGAACAGACGCTCTTGCTTTAAAAGTTGATAACAAGCGGAGCAAACGTAACACCACCAAATCAAATGTAATCAACATTGTAGCGTTTGCGCAAGACAAAAACTCTACGCAAAATGCCCAAAGGAACCTTCAGATGAGCAAAAGTAAAGTTGTTACTAGTGTTAATGAAACCCCTGCGGCAGAATCAAAACACCAGCAACGTAAACGTAAACATGTTAATGAAGTAAGTTTGGCAAATGAAGTTGTCGGTGCAGAAGTAAATGAAATGCGAAAAACTAGCTCGACCGAAACGAGTGTTATGCCACCATTACGCAAAAGTGCAAGACTTTCAAAAGATGGAAACAACGAGTTTGTGACAATTGGCAGTGTGAAACGTATTACGCTTCGGAAACGTAATACACGTTATACACAGCAACGTGCAGCCGATACCTTTTCGCCACCAATGACACGTTCACGTCTGAAAGAACTGATGCAAAAACAATGTAGTCCTTATGTGATGGAAGGCACCACACAGCTTATTGTCTAAGTCATGTtaagtggcaacaacaatacaaatcaacaacaagagtatatgaatattttttgtggcTACTGTGTTAACGAGCTGAAGATGTGTAAAACCTAAACAACGgattaataaatcaaaatcgCAAGGGTATGCCAGTAATT
This genomic interval carries:
- the LOC105212298 gene encoding uncharacterized protein LOC105212298 yields the protein MLVATPGQTATYSLLGSSAPKKTCLLNSSTTPKSTINSNSIASTNNSNNCSSTAATLMKTIQVRLNRGTEFLKDTVQKALISNTTNSSNTSTSTSSISFRGNTKTNNISSTIVGPLKHIHASSALATTVSSKTNLVGKSTYNTTLAAAASTSSVAIVRTSIATNTSKSVKLNTVPPTKIHRYPQDRQETSSTDSINKEMCHFKPILPAPTMRWKSGSKSRGGATIKIPVACLATNLKKLNCDDCLKLVEDSSEGEQDVDEDEAMEVDDTKYPHKNHLYKPNPSSTLLSTIITSPSHQSAFVRLVAQMKTLVNIQQTPCEKPHNTTPKKKDHNKTRHTARRGRPSNAALALKMQQLRKSPMSLPLTQLLLRSRKPSFVQVNKLNLPTDLIIKKGRTASTKANAVTTSKSINAAKDKKRTDALALKVDNKRSKRNTTKSNVINIVAFAQDKNSTQNAQRNLQMSKSKVVTSVNETPAAESKHQQRKRKHVNEVSLANEVVGAEVNEMRKTSSTETSVMPPLRKSARLSKDGNNEFVTIGSVKRITLRKRNTRYTQQRAADTFSPPMTRSRLKELMQKQCSPYVMEGTTQLIV